A part of Spodoptera frugiperda isolate SF20-4 chromosome 25, AGI-APGP_CSIRO_Sfru_2.0, whole genome shotgun sequence genomic DNA contains:
- the LOC118263720 gene encoding uncharacterized protein LOC118263720 isoform X14 produces the protein MVTKPRELVMAETDGALSVGNEYNKTDTQLRLGGSSISNMSSSADDVNFGNEGDKHYTNGSIVEESDGSCPLVDDLTLKSLIQSKNDDQGPKTNEQHKSNKDVNVSEPCTAGKESSGKSKQLIKESSTKGKSNIKGKANTKGKSCTKHKISKKGKGFRAEGNGVSEVLSNTWKQPRINDDKSLASVLRALQKTKDQTAQTKHVMSLRQRRLNNGKVCATTAKKLQTVKGKNMSMNKKKTDSSKRHSPSSEFSIDDNRPLTYYIQNNKTSKKSPNKRSHTVDPSTPDMLLAAPSPPKKIIIDPDVSPPLPDPIPKRLQIHPAEPVAGPSGLQNTVLEPVAAPSGPQRVTSASVAGPSRLQRVTTAPVAGPSGLQRVTTAPVAGPSGLQRVTTAPVAGPSGLQRVTSPPVTKPSGLQKVTLIPAAGSSGLKRVTSDAISRPSGPQRVTSASVAKPGGLQKVTLTPVAGPSGLQRVTSAPVAGPSGLQRVVMEPVAGPSGLQKVTSTPVAGPSGLQKRGLQSSGAPRQVPRSGAEICLSAKWRTVQQVINAPKEQMDTRCNTCVACSRIDKLKQLSKLLYRFDLTGTNQTSAKFEPENDEVYDNEEHKSPETDTGHIYLDLLPKHPRLMMKLRIHEVHGKQLLSACLIPKNDARKNNEDFLLEEKEHLLDQLINTLSISLPSEMLKYEPLNVNTFERLQSIISNLDHENTPARAHPAEQPRANVEASCANVEVPQANAEARRANVEALQPQASVEMPRASVAATQATVQSRIVERHTLNNVYEEGDDADIEANSENEVEDDDYARRGRDERISDDDLNESSADTTQTHAVGGVLHEGPVFRPTKEEFQNPLEYFMKICDEASEFGICKIIPPPGWRPKSQSCDGIRFDVAKQYVSRMYNRWGTAMRELACIKFCASRSNGFPCSTPTIGGMEVNLPKLYHSVQRHGGLELVLNKKRWVKIGRDMNLSVNFLNRLDHLYSKYLLPYDSLSPTERREIFGMIEKAWTRKNQRLLDRALNPLRAQRRLMGLTDTEEEPEEHSPEMNAVKEAEDCIVRGPIMNYSRFKELAESTYSIVYGYGITRENNPLSLDQKEELYWRYVVQGNEHVCVATAAIDTGSDPSRGNSRTLTLKDISQNKDNILRFLGPVSGLTAPTLNLGMAFSTNCFYLDPHAVSWLDLLYKGDPRVWYAIPAKQSENFRKAVSTLCPSFCQRKSLWLSTDIAMIPPQLLREYNVSVTRVVQEENEIILAFPYCYTSSINTGYSESESIYFAPVSWLRTAYEVFKEARINCEPTMFSLEELLLRIGKASGVDRATLRAAQPIYDKVLRDEITNRLILQERGMKIVHQPDIPKPKNTGRRRRRNRTFIQEECEYCRATLFFSKVVGLVRNSYLCLEHALKLLTIKKMPITEDMQIITKVTIEELNNINDDMKRRIENDEESEPEVYGD, from the exons ATGGTCACTAAACCTCGTGAACTTGTTATGGCCGAGACAGATGGTGCCCTTTCTGTGggcaatgaatataataaaacagatACGCAGCTGCGGCTAGGGGGAAGTTCTATAAGCAATATGTCGTCTAGTGCTGATGATGTAAATTTCGGTAATGAAGGAGATAAACACTACACAAATGGCTCTATCGTTGAAGAAAGTGATGGATCTTGTCCTCTTGTAGACGACCTAACCTTAAAGAGCCTGATTCAATCTAAAAACGACGACCAGGGCCCTAAGACTAATGAACAACATAAGTCAAATAAAGATGTCAATGTCTCAGAGCCTTGCACTGCGGGCAAAGAGTCTAGCGGGAAGAGTAAACAACTTATTAAGGAGTCTAGTACTAAAGGCAAATCAAACATTAAAGGAAAAGCCAATACTAAAGGAAAATCCTGTACTAAAcataaaatcagtaaaaaagGTAAAGGATTCCGTGCTGAGGGTAATGGCGTTAGTGAAGTATTGAGTAATACATGGAAACAGCCCAGAATTAATGACGATAAGTCATTGGCCTCTGTCCTGCGGGCCTTGCAAAAGACGAAAGATCAAACTGCACAGACTAAACATGTAATGTCTTTGCGCCAACGGCGTTTAAATAACGGTAAGGTCTGCGCAACTACCGCCAAAAAGTTACAAACAGTGAAAGGTAAAAACATGTcaatgaataaaaagaaaacggaTTCTTCTAAACGACATTCTCCATCATCAGAATTCTCGATCGATGATAATCGACCACTGACATACTACATCCAGAATAACAAAACCAGTAAGAAGTCACCAAATAAGCGAAGCCATACTGTTGACCCTTCTACTCCAG ataTGCTACTTGCTGCACCCAGTCCTCCAAAGAAGATCATAATAGACCCTGATGTGTCACCACCCCTGCCAGATCCAATACCGAAACGGTTACAAATCCATCCGGCAGAACCTGTCGCTGGACCTAGTGGACTACAAAATACTGTGTTAGAGCCTGTGGCCGCACCTAGTGGACCACAAAGGGTAACATCGGCATCAGTGGCAGGACCTAGTAGACTACAAAGGGTAACCACGGCACCAGTGGCTGGACCTAGTGGACTACAAAGGGTAACCACGGCACCAGTGGCTGGACCTAGTGGACTACAAAGGGTAACCACGGCACCAGTGGCTGGACCTAGTGGACTACAAAGGGTAACATCGCCACCAGTAACGAAGCCTAGTGGGCTACAAAAGGTAACATTGATACCAGCGGCTGGATCTAGTGGACTAAAAAGGGTAACCTCGGATGCGATATCGAGACCTAGTGGACCACAAAGGGTGACATCGGCATCAGTAGCGAAGCCTGGTGGATTACAAAAGGTAACATTGACACCAGTGGCTGGACCTAGTGGACTACAAAGGGTAACATCGGCGCCAGTGGCCGGGCCTAGTGGGTTACAAAGGGTGGTCATGGAGCCGGTAGCGGGACCTAGTGGGCTTCAAAAGGTAACATCGACCCCAGTGGCGGGACCTAGTGGACTACAAAAAAGAGGGTTACAGAGTTCTGGAGCCCCTAGGCAAGTACCACGATCTGGAGCAGAAATTTGCTTGTCGGCAAAATGGAGAACTGTACAACAAGTCATTAATGCCCCTAAAGAACAAATGGACACTCGCTGTAACACATGCGTTGCTTGTTCAAGAATagataaactaaaacaattatCGAAATTACTTTATCGATTTGATTTAACTGGCACCAATCAAACATCCGCAAAATTTGAACCTGAAAATGATGAAGTATACGATAATGAGGAACACAAGTCGCCAGAAACAGATACGGGCCATATATATCTGGACCTGCTTCCGAAACATCCGCGTCTCATGATGAAGCTCCGCATACACGAGGTCCACGGAAAACAACTTCTATCGGCGTGCCTGATACCAAAGAATGATGCCCGTAAAAATAATGAGGATTTCTTGCTTGAAGAGAAGGAACATCTATTAGACCAACTAATAAACACTCTATCTATAAGTTTACCGagtgaaatgttaaaatatgaacctttaaatgtaaatacatttgaaaGACTTCAAAGTATAATATCTAATCTGGATCATGAAAACACCCCTGCACGTGCACATCCTGCTGAGCAACCCCGCGCTAACGTTGAGGCATCCTGTGCTAATGTCGAGGTCCCCCAAGCCAACGCTGAAGCACGCCGCGCTAACGTTGAGGCACTCCAACCCCAAGCTAGCGTTGAAATGCCCCGAGCTAGCGTTGCGGCAACCCAAGCCACTGTTCAGAGTCGGATTGTTGAGCGCCACACGCTAAACAACGTTTACGAAGAGGGCGACGACGCCGACATCGAAGCCAATTCCGAAAATGAAGTAGAGGATGACGACTACGCCCGCAGAGGAAGGGATGAACGGATTAGTGACGATGACTTAAACGAATCTAGCGCAGACACTACTCAGACGCATGCTGTAGGCGGCGTATTGCACGAAGGTCCAGTATTTAGACCCACAAAGGAAGAGTTCCAA AATCCTTTGGAGTATTTTATGAAGATATGTGACGAAGCGAGTGAATTTggcatttgtaaaataattccaCCTCCAGGATGGAGACCGAAGAGTCAGAGTTGTGATGGAATAAGGTTTGATGTCGCGAAACAGTACGTCTCTCGTATGTACAACAGATGGGGTACAGCAATGCGAGAATTGGCTTGTATAAAGTTTTGTGCATCGCGCTCAAATGGCTTTCCTTGTAGCACACCGACG ATTGGAGGTATGGAAGTTAATTTGCCTAAGTTATACCACAGCGTGCAACGACACGGTGGATTAGAACTTGTACTTAATAAGAAACGTTGGGTGAAAATTGGGCGCGACATGAACTTGAGTGTAAACTTTCTAAATAGACTGGACCATCTCTACTCGAAGTACCTTCTACCCTATGATTCTCTTTCGCCAA cCGAAAGACGGGAAATCTTTGGTATGATCGAAAAGGCATGGACTCGGAAAAACCAAAGGCTGTTGGACCGGGCACTGAACCCCTTGCGTGCACAGAGACGTCTGATGGGATTGACTGATACTGAAGAAGAACCTGAGGAACATTCTCCGGAAATGAATGCTGTCAAAGAGGCAGAAGACTGCATCGTGCGAGGCCCAATTATGAACTACTCTAGGTTTAAAGAG CTCGCCGAGTCTACGTACAGTATCGTTTATGGTTATGGAATCACTCGAGAGAACAACCCATTGAGTCTCGATCAGAAAGAAGAGTTGTACTGGCGCTACGTGGTTCAGGGCAACGAGCACGTATGTGTCGCCACCGCCGCCATTGATACAGGCTCCGACCCCTCGCGAGGAAACAGCCGCACGTTAACCTTGAAG GATATTAGCCAGAATAAAGACAATATCCTCCGCTTTCTGGGTCCTGTGTCCGGCTTAACTGCACCCACCTTAAACTTGGGGATGGCATTCTCAACAAACTGCTTCTACTTGGACCCTCATGCTGTCTCGTGGTTGGACTTATTGTATAAAGGGGATCCGAGGGTCTG gTATGCGATTCCAGCCAAGCAGAGTGAGAACTTCAGGAAGGCAGTGAGCACTCTCTGTCCCTCATTTTGTCAAAGGAAATCTCTGTGGCTCTCAACGGATATAGCTATGATACCGCCCCAGCTTCTGCGGGAGTACAACGTGTCGGTGACGCGGGTCGTACAGGAGGAAAATGAGATAATATTGGCTTTTCCCTATTGTTACACCTCGTCTATAAACACGGGCTATTCTGAATCAGAGAGCATTTATTTCGCACCGGTTTCCTGGTTACGTACTGCCTACGAAGTGTTCAAG gAGGCTCGAATTAACTGTGAGCCTACAATGTTTTCTCTCGAAGAGCTGCTATTGCGGATAGGCAAAGCGAGTGGTGTGGACAGGGCCACTCTCAGGGCTGCACAACCGATTTACGATAAAGTTCTGAGAGATGAGATCACAAACAGGCTAATCTTGCAAGAAAGAGGCATGAAAATCGTGCACCAG CCCGACATTCCGAAACCGAAAAATACTGGTCGTCGCAGAAGACGAAACAGAACATTCATTCAAGAGGAATGTGAATACTGTAGAGCCACGCTGTTCTTCTCTAAG GTGGTCGGCTTAGTGCGTAACTCATATCTGTGTTTAGAACACGCACTGAAGTTACTAACCATTAAGAAGATGCCCATAACTGAAGACATGCAGATTATTACGAAGGTAACAATCGAAGAACTAAATAACATCAACGACGACATGAAAAGACGAATCGAAAATGACGAGGAGTCGGAGCCAGAAGTCTACGGTGATTGA